A single region of the Sulfitobacter geojensis genome encodes:
- the ccrA gene encoding crotonyl-CoA carboxylase/reductase, whose product MALDSNVAQYDAPEKDLYEVGEMPPMGHVPKQMYAWTIRRERHGEPDKAMLQEIVDVPELDSHDVLVLVMAAGVNYNGVWASLGEPISPFDGHKQPFHIAGSDASGIVWAVGDKVKRWKVGDEVVIHCNQDDGDDEECNGGDPMYSPSQRIWGYETPDGSFAQFTNVQAQQLMPRPKHLTWEEAACYTLTLATAYRMLFGHEPHDLKPGQNVLVWGASGGLGSYAIQLINTAGANAIGVISDESKRDFVMDLGAKGVLNRKDFNCWGQLPTVNTPEYAEWFKEARKFGKAIWDITGKGVNVDMVFEHPGEATFPVSTFVVKKGGMVVICAGTSGFNLTFDVRYMWMHQKRLQGSHFAHLKQASSANKLMLERRLDPCMSEVFTWNDLPEAHMKMLRNEHKPGNMSVLVQSPKTGLRTLEDALDARG is encoded by the coding sequence ATGGCACTCGATTCAAACGTCGCGCAATATGACGCACCTGAAAAGGACCTCTATGAGGTTGGTGAAATGCCCCCGATGGGTCATGTCCCGAAACAGATGTATGCATGGACAATCCGCCGCGAACGTCACGGCGAACCTGACAAAGCGATGCTGCAAGAGATTGTGGATGTGCCCGAGCTCGACAGCCACGATGTGCTTGTCCTCGTGATGGCCGCCGGTGTGAATTATAACGGCGTTTGGGCGTCACTGGGGGAGCCGATCAGCCCGTTTGACGGTCACAAACAGCCGTTCCACATTGCGGGCTCCGATGCATCAGGCATCGTTTGGGCTGTGGGTGACAAGGTCAAGCGCTGGAAAGTCGGTGACGAAGTGGTGATCCACTGTAACCAGGATGATGGCGATGACGAGGAATGCAACGGCGGTGATCCGATGTATTCGCCGTCACAGCGTATCTGGGGCTACGAAACACCGGACGGGTCTTTCGCGCAGTTCACCAACGTGCAAGCGCAGCAGTTGATGCCGCGCCCCAAGCACCTGACATGGGAAGAGGCGGCTTGCTACACACTGACCCTTGCCACCGCGTACCGCATGTTGTTCGGCCACGAACCACATGACCTGAAGCCCGGCCAAAACGTACTGGTCTGGGGCGCGTCGGGCGGTTTGGGCTCCTATGCAATCCAGCTGATCAATACAGCAGGGGCCAACGCGATCGGTGTGATTTCAGACGAAAGCAAACGCGATTTTGTGATGGATCTCGGGGCCAAAGGCGTTCTGAACCGCAAGGACTTTAACTGCTGGGGCCAACTGCCCACAGTGAACACGCCTGAATACGCCGAGTGGTTCAAAGAGGCGCGCAAGTTCGGCAAAGCGATCTGGGACATCACCGGCAAAGGTGTGAACGTCGATATGGTGTTTGAACACCCCGGCGAGGCGACCTTCCCTGTGTCCACATTTGTTGTGAAAAAGGGCGGCATGGTCGTTATCTGTGCGGGGACCTCCGGTTTTAACCTGACCTTCGACGTACGCTATATGTGGATGCACCAGAAGCGCCTGCAAGGCAGCCACTTTGCCCACCTCAAACAGGCATCTTCCGCCAACAAGCTGATGCTTGAGCGCCGGCTTGATCCTTGCATGTCCGAAGTGTTTACGTGGAATGATCTGCCCGAAGCGCACATGAAAATGCTGCGCAACGAGCATAAGCCCGGCAACATGTCAGTGCTGGTGCAATCGCCGAAGACGGGCTTGCGTACGCTGGAAGACGCACTGGACGCCCGTGGTTAA
- a CDS encoding helix-turn-helix transcriptional regulator — MGKTPQLEFILESLEQADTLVGLQEATEALQQNLEVDHIAYHWVDSAGDQYGCGTYSVAWQQRYIDQNYLRIDPVVIGCFQRFHPVDWKQLDWSSKAVRAFQLEAIEYGLGNQGYSIPVRGPNGQFALFTINHSCDDDAWAIFTQKHRRELILIAHFLNEKALEFEPGRTPDVGQALSPREVDAMTLLAIGYNRAQVANSLSISEHTLRVYIESARFKLGALNTTHAVARALSRGLIVV; from the coding sequence ATGGGCAAGACACCGCAATTGGAGTTCATACTGGAGAGTTTGGAACAAGCTGACACGCTTGTTGGCCTCCAAGAGGCGACGGAAGCCTTACAGCAAAATCTGGAAGTGGATCATATCGCCTATCATTGGGTGGATTCCGCCGGCGATCAATACGGGTGCGGAACGTATTCAGTCGCATGGCAGCAACGATACATTGATCAGAACTACCTGCGGATCGACCCTGTCGTTATCGGGTGTTTCCAAAGGTTTCACCCCGTCGACTGGAAACAGCTCGATTGGTCTTCCAAGGCCGTGCGCGCCTTCCAGCTTGAGGCGATAGAATATGGTCTGGGCAATCAGGGGTATTCGATCCCGGTGCGCGGACCGAACGGGCAATTCGCCTTGTTTACGATCAACCACAGCTGTGACGATGATGCATGGGCGATTTTTACCCAAAAACACCGGCGCGAATTGATCCTGATTGCCCATTTCCTGAATGAAAAGGCGCTGGAGTTTGAACCGGGCCGGACGCCGGATGTTGGACAAGCGCTTAGTCCGCGCGAAGTGGATGCAATGACCTTGCTGGCCATCGGATATAACCGCGCACAGGTCGCCAATTCACTGTCGATTTCGGAACACACGCTGCGTGTCTACATCGAAAGCGCGCGGTTCAAGCTGGGCGCGCTCAACACCACCCATGCAGTGGCGCGCGCGCTAAGCCGTGGATTGATCGTCGTGTGA
- a CDS encoding acyl-homoserine-lactone synthase: MLRYLYADELHHHPRLAKSMFLDRADQFKKRLGWEVDVDAQGEERDAYDALNPLYVIWEEPDGSHGGSMRFLPTTGPVMVNEHFGHLIEGPVTSPLIWECTRFCLKRGAGGHVAAALMLGGGEIMQGFGIKHFVGVFDARMVRIYRMIGSSPEVLGSEGEGAAKISVGLWDFCAQAQALVSARAGVPPEQSRFWFDQAMGNQRRHPWAKTA, encoded by the coding sequence ATGCTGCGTTACCTTTATGCTGACGAATTGCACCACCATCCGCGCCTTGCAAAATCCATGTTTCTGGATCGTGCGGACCAGTTCAAAAAGCGGTTGGGCTGGGAGGTGGACGTAGACGCGCAAGGCGAAGAACGCGATGCGTATGACGCGTTGAACCCGCTCTATGTGATCTGGGAAGAGCCCGACGGCAGCCACGGCGGCTCTATGCGATTTTTGCCGACTACGGGTCCGGTGATGGTAAACGAACATTTCGGTCATCTCATTGAAGGGCCGGTCACCAGTCCGCTGATTTGGGAATGCACACGGTTCTGCCTGAAACGTGGGGCGGGCGGGCATGTTGCCGCCGCTTTGATGCTGGGCGGTGGGGAAATCATGCAAGGCTTTGGCATCAAGCACTTCGTCGGGGTGTTTGATGCACGTATGGTGCGGATTTACAGGATGATTGGATCCTCGCCCGAAGTATTGGGCAGCGAGGGCGAAGGCGCTGCGAAAATTTCGGTCGGGTTGTGGGATTTCTGTGCACAGGCTCAGGCGCTTGTCAGTGCCCGTGCCGGTGTCCCGCCGGAACAGTCACGGTTCTGGTTTGATCAGGCCATGGGCAATCAGCGCCGCCACCCTTGGGCGAAAACCGCCTGA
- a CDS encoding ATP-dependent DNA helicase, with translation MSTELTYSDDQAAAFDAVAEMLRHAGIDLDDSLLMPPAGGAEQVMAVTGKAGSGKTLLLAELYRALEAAGVEVISGDYESKKRKDKRTLAILAPTNKAASVLRLRGVPATTIHRILYTPVYDPEYERIAEWLAGNGERPEIEGLTEISLDRAAAFYANNKSIPGALAAAGLRGSDFITGWKRREEPLDIGFVDESSMLDDKQFEDLKEIFPTLLLFGDPAQLAPVNQSGTMVFEKLPEERVMNLNRIFRQDAGNPILDLAHALADPDLGFEQFERMIEEASKKDDRVVWGQRVEVDLMARSPVLVWRNATRIRLINAFRSVHSAPEDALLAGEPLICDGIELPLKHRKKRLDLEARGLIKGAQVIWLGDGRKPGFSRLHVMGAEDPQVSAASIVKIEKPDEEEPFIPFAARMGATFLHGAAVTIHKAQGSQWENVQVFAPDLYAAARMGRMEAGQPLWKRLAYVAITRAQERLIWVVRNRLSKPSGPLVVDDLKSVPAAPLTLDAPEPEQFL, from the coding sequence ATGAGCACCGAACTTACCTATTCCGACGATCAGGCCGCCGCCTTTGACGCTGTGGCAGAGATGCTGCGCCATGCGGGCATTGATCTGGACGACAGCCTGTTGATGCCGCCGGCCGGCGGGGCCGAACAGGTGATGGCCGTGACCGGCAAGGCGGGGTCGGGCAAGACGCTGTTGTTGGCTGAACTGTATAGGGCTTTGGAAGCCGCAGGCGTTGAGGTCATCTCGGGCGATTACGAAAGCAAGAAGCGCAAGGACAAGCGCACGCTCGCCATTCTTGCACCGACCAACAAGGCCGCCAGTGTTCTGCGGTTGCGCGGCGTGCCTGCAACAACCATTCACCGCATTCTTTATACCCCTGTTTATGACCCCGAATATGAACGCATCGCCGAATGGCTGGCGGGGAACGGCGAACGCCCCGAAATTGAAGGGCTGACCGAGATATCGCTCGACCGCGCCGCGGCGTTTTATGCGAATAACAAATCTATCCCCGGTGCCTTGGCCGCTGCCGGTCTGCGCGGGTCGGATTTCATCACCGGCTGGAAACGGCGCGAGGAACCTTTGGACATCGGTTTTGTGGATGAATCCTCAATGTTGGATGACAAGCAGTTCGAAGACCTTAAGGAGATCTTTCCAACACTCTTGCTGTTCGGCGATCCGGCACAATTGGCCCCTGTGAACCAGTCCGGCACCATGGTCTTTGAGAAATTGCCAGAAGAGCGCGTGATGAACCTGAACCGGATTTTCCGGCAGGATGCGGGCAACCCGATCCTTGATCTGGCCCATGCGCTGGCCGATCCCGATTTGGGGTTTGAACAGTTCGAACGCATGATCGAAGAGGCGTCCAAGAAAGATGACCGCGTCGTTTGGGGACAACGGGTCGAAGTGGATCTGATGGCGCGTTCACCGGTGCTGGTGTGGCGCAACGCGACGCGCATCCGTCTGATCAATGCTTTCCGGTCGGTGCATAGCGCGCCCGAGGATGCGCTGCTGGCCGGTGAGCCGCTGATCTGTGATGGCATCGAACTGCCCTTGAAACACCGTAAGAAACGGCTGGACCTCGAAGCGCGCGGGTTGATCAAAGGGGCGCAGGTGATCTGGCTTGGTGACGGGCGCAAACCGGGGTTCAGCCGGTTGCATGTGATGGGCGCGGAAGACCCGCAGGTCAGCGCCGCGTCGATTGTGAAAATCGAAAAGCCTGACGAGGAGGAACCGTTTATTCCATTTGCAGCCCGTATGGGGGCCACCTTTTTGCATGGCGCGGCCGTGACCATTCACAAGGCGCAGGGTAGCCAGTGGGAAAACGTACAGGTATTTGCACCGGATCTATATGCTGCCGCCCGAATGGGCCGGATGGAGGCGGGACAGCCACTGTGGAAACGACTGGCCTATGTTGCCATCACACGTGCGCAGGAACGTCTGATCTGGGTTGTGCGCAACCGCTTGTCCAAGCCCAGCGGACCTTTGGTGGTGGATGACCTTAAATCGGTTCCAGCGGCCCCGTTGACACTGGACGCGCCGGAACCGGAACAGTTTCTTTAG
- a CDS encoding TIGR02186 family protein, whose protein sequence is MRGLVLAFALLLALPAWAEDIVLGLSSDQVSINTNFDGSEILIFGAVKRDAPAPDEPRLQVIVTVAGPSEPVTVRRKEKRFGIWVNVDAVEVDHAPSFYAVSTSTVLGLALSETEDQRHSVSIPRAIRSVGAPMNITDSESFSQALIRIKSASNQYQLNEGTVSVDEQTLFRTAIKLPAALTEGDYKTRIFLTRGGDVISKYETSIFVRKVGMERWLFRMSRESAFLYGLMSLAIAIAAGWGASAVFSAFRR, encoded by the coding sequence ATGCGCGGTTTGGTTCTTGCATTCGCCCTGCTCCTCGCGCTGCCTGCCTGGGCAGAAGATATCGTGCTGGGGCTCAGCAGCGATCAGGTGTCGATCAACACCAACTTTGACGGGTCCGAAATCCTTATTTTCGGCGCGGTGAAACGGGACGCCCCTGCCCCCGACGAGCCACGTTTGCAAGTGATTGTCACAGTTGCCGGCCCGTCCGAACCGGTGACGGTACGGCGCAAGGAAAAGCGGTTTGGCATCTGGGTTAATGTCGACGCCGTCGAGGTGGATCACGCCCCCAGCTTTTATGCCGTATCGACCAGCACAGTGCTGGGGCTGGCCCTTTCCGAAACCGAGGACCAGCGTCACAGCGTTTCGATTCCCCGCGCGATCCGGTCTGTGGGCGCGCCGATGAATATCACCGACAGCGAAAGCTTTTCCCAAGCGCTGATCCGTATCAAGTCGGCATCAAACCAATATCAGCTTAACGAAGGTACGGTCAGCGTTGATGAACAAACGCTGTTTCGCACGGCGATCAAATTGCCCGCGGCCCTGACCGAAGGCGATTATAAAACACGCATCTTTCTGACGCGGGGTGGCGACGTCATTTCCAAATACGAAACCAGCATTTTCGTGCGCAAGGTCGGCATGGAGCGTTGGCTGTTTCGTATGTCACGCGAAAGCGCATTTTTATACGGGTTGATGTCACTGGCAATTGCCATTGCCGCCGGTTGGGGCGCGTCAGCCGTATTTTCCGCTTTCCGCCGCTGA
- a CDS encoding sulfite exporter TauE/SafE family protein: MQIYLPIAEVSVNAFLLLGLGGLVGVLSGMFGVGGGFLMTPLLFFIGIPPAVAVATEANQIVASSFSGVLAHFKRKTVDLRMGTVLLIGGLVGAALGVLVFNYLKAQGQVDLLVKLCYVVFLGVIGGLMFLESLNAIRNTKKGKAPPRKKHNWIHGLPFKMRFRVSGLYISVIPPLLVGVAVGILAAIMGVGGGFIMVPAMIYLLGMPTKVVVGTSLFQIIFVTAFTTMLHATTNYTVDIVLAVLLLVGGVIGAQIGARIGVKMKAEQLRILLAMMVLGVCGKLAMDLLLQPSELYSLGAAGGH, translated from the coding sequence ATGCAAATCTATCTTCCTATCGCCGAAGTATCGGTCAACGCCTTCCTCTTGCTGGGGCTGGGCGGACTGGTGGGGGTCCTTTCGGGTATGTTCGGCGTCGGCGGCGGTTTCTTGATGACGCCGCTTTTGTTTTTCATCGGCATCCCGCCAGCGGTGGCCGTGGCAACCGAAGCAAACCAGATCGTTGCATCCTCCTTCTCCGGCGTTTTAGCGCATTTCAAGCGAAAGACGGTGGATCTCAGGATGGGCACCGTGCTGCTGATCGGCGGTTTGGTCGGTGCGGCACTGGGGGTACTGGTTTTTAACTACCTCAAAGCGCAGGGTCAGGTCGATCTGCTGGTCAAGCTTTGTTACGTGGTTTTCCTTGGTGTCATCGGCGGATTGATGTTTCTGGAATCGCTCAATGCGATCCGAAATACCAAAAAGGGCAAAGCCCCGCCGCGCAAGAAACATAACTGGATCCACGGCCTGCCTTTCAAAATGCGATTTCGCGTTTCAGGTTTGTATATTTCCGTTATTCCCCCGCTGCTTGTCGGCGTTGCCGTTGGTATTCTGGCCGCGATCATGGGTGTTGGCGGCGGATTCATTATGGTGCCGGCGATGATTTATCTCTTGGGCATGCCGACCAAAGTGGTTGTCGGAACGTCGCTGTTCCAGATTATATTCGTGACCGCGTTCACGACCATGCTGCACGCCACCACCAACTATACCGTTGATATTGTGCTGGCTGTCCTTTTGCTCGTGGGTGGTGTGATCGGCGCGCAAATTGGCGCAAGGATCGGCGTCAAGATGAAAGCCGAACAGCTGCGCATTCTATTGGCGATGATGGTTCTGGGCGTTTGCGGCAAGCTGGCGATGGACCTGCTGTTGCAGCCTTCAGAACTCTATTCCCTTGGCGCGGCGGGCGGACACTGA
- a CDS encoding ABC transporter permease — translation MDYLTLIQLLDSTVRLATPLLLACLAGLFSERAGIFDIGLEGKMLAAAFFSAAVASLTGNVWIGLLAGVGASLALAALHGIASITFRGNQLISGVAINFLAAGMTVLIAQDWFRQGGRTPSLVGGARFEGITLPGAEAIADVPLIGPLYAELISGHSILVYMAFAAVPLTWWLLYRTRFGLRLRAVGENPASVDTAGISVVGLRYAAVAICGVLCGIAGAYLSTALQAGFVKDMSAGRGFIALAALIFAKWRPWYALWATLLFGLFGALETRPDVIEAVIGMKVQGQLLGALPYIMTVVILAGFVGKAIPPRAGGEPYVKER, via the coding sequence ATGGATTACCTCACGCTTATCCAATTGCTGGATTCAACCGTGCGCCTTGCGACGCCCCTGCTGCTGGCCTGTCTGGCTGGATTGTTCAGTGAACGTGCCGGTATTTTCGACATCGGTCTTGAGGGCAAGATGCTGGCGGCGGCGTTCTTTTCTGCCGCGGTCGCTTCGCTGACCGGCAATGTCTGGATCGGTCTTCTTGCCGGTGTCGGCGCATCGCTTGCGCTTGCGGCCCTGCATGGGATCGCGTCAATCACCTTTCGCGGCAACCAGTTGATCTCGGGTGTGGCGATCAACTTTCTCGCGGCAGGTATGACCGTGCTTATCGCGCAGGACTGGTTCCGCCAGGGCGGGCGCACCCCGTCTTTGGTGGGCGGTGCCCGCTTCGAGGGGATTACCCTGCCCGGTGCAGAGGCCATCGCAGATGTCCCCCTTATCGGGCCGCTTTATGCGGAATTGATTTCGGGCCATTCGATCCTTGTTTACATGGCGTTCGCCGCCGTGCCGTTGACATGGTGGCTGCTTTATCGCACCCGCTTTGGTCTGCGTCTGCGGGCCGTGGGCGAAAACCCCGCCTCGGTAGATACCGCTGGGATCTCCGTTGTTGGATTGCGCTATGCCGCTGTTGCCATTTGTGGCGTGCTTTGCGGGATTGCGGGTGCCTATCTTAGCACCGCGTTGCAGGCGGGTTTTGTCAAAGACATGTCAGCAGGGCGCGGATTTATCGCATTGGCCGCACTGATCTTTGCCAAATGGCGGCCATGGTATGCGCTTTGGGCGACGCTGTTGTTTGGTCTGTTCGGCGCGCTTGAAACCCGTCCCGATGTGATCGAAGCGGTGATCGGCATGAAGGTACAGGGCCAGTTGCTTGGGGCGCTGCCCTATATCATGACGGTGGTTATTCTGGCAGGGTTCGTTGGCAAAGCGATCCCGCCAAGAGCAGGCGGAGAGCCATATGTGAAAGAGCGCTAA
- a CDS encoding ABC transporter permease — protein MDVMPKWAEVVLVPLISLLLAGIISALVVLAIGEDPVAAAKLMVTGALGSTYGWGYTLYYATNFMFTGLAVAIAFHARLFNIGGEGQAMLGGLGVALACLYIPWPHWSLALIGAAVMAGLFGAIWAAIPAWLQAKRGSHIVITTIMFNFIAAALLNYALVNMLRPKGSMDPATARFPEATNLPTLHDLLAPLGIEFSKAAPANVSLLVAIAACVALWVLIWRTRLGYEIRAYGHSESAAKYAGISPVKITMIAMIISGALAGLMATNNVMGEAERLVLNSTEGAGFIGIAVALMGRSHPVGVFIAAILFGFLYQGGAELALWTSIPRELIVVIQALVILFTGALDNMVRMPLEKVFLALRNARMAKTGGVE, from the coding sequence ATGGATGTGATGCCAAAATGGGCCGAAGTTGTCCTTGTGCCGCTGATTTCGCTTTTGCTTGCCGGCATCATCTCGGCGCTTGTGGTTTTGGCCATCGGTGAAGATCCGGTTGCGGCTGCAAAATTGATGGTGACCGGTGCGCTTGGTTCGACCTACGGTTGGGGCTATACCCTGTATTACGCGACGAATTTTATGTTCACGGGGTTGGCCGTCGCCATCGCTTTTCACGCGCGGCTGTTCAATATCGGGGGCGAAGGTCAGGCAATGTTGGGGGGCTTGGGCGTGGCTTTGGCCTGTCTCTATATTCCTTGGCCCCATTGGTCGCTGGCGCTGATCGGTGCCGCGGTGATGGCGGGGTTGTTCGGCGCAATCTGGGCCGCGATCCCTGCATGGTTGCAGGCCAAACGCGGCAGTCACATCGTCATCACAACGATCATGTTCAACTTTATCGCGGCCGCTTTGCTGAATTACGCACTGGTCAACATGTTGCGTCCCAAGGGCAGCATGGATCCGGCCACGGCCCGTTTTCCCGAGGCGACCAACCTGCCAACACTGCACGATTTGCTGGCCCCCTTGGGGATCGAGTTTTCCAAAGCCGCGCCCGCAAACGTGTCGCTGCTGGTCGCAATCGCCGCCTGTGTCGCGCTTTGGGTGCTGATCTGGCGCACGCGGCTGGGCTACGAAATCCGCGCCTACGGGCATTCTGAATCCGCCGCAAAATACGCGGGCATCTCGCCGGTGAAAATCACCATGATCGCCATGATCATTTCCGGTGCGCTGGCCGGTTTGATGGCAACCAACAACGTTATGGGCGAAGCCGAACGGCTGGTCCTGAACTCCACCGAGGGGGCCGGATTTATCGGTATTGCGGTCGCGTTGATGGGGCGTTCGCATCCTGTTGGTGTCTTTATCGCGGCGATCCTGTTCGGGTTTCTCTATCAAGGCGGGGCAGAACTAGCGCTGTGGACGTCAATCCCGCGTGAATTGATCGTGGTCATTCAGGCCCTTGTGATCCTGTTCACCGGCGCGCTCGACAACATGGTGCGCATGCCGCTTGAAAAGGTCTTTCTTGCCTTGCGAAATGCGCGCATGGCCAAAACGGGAGGCGTGGAATAA
- a CDS encoding ABC transporter ATP-binding protein → MSDQTTAKRQATAASTAPAIELKGISKAFGPVQANKDISIRVMPGTIHGIIGENGAGKSTLMSILYGFYKADKGEVWINGSKTAITDSQAAIAAGIGMVFQHFKLVENFTVLENIILGAEDGRLLKPSLAKARRSLVELANDYGLNVDPDALIQDIGVGMQQRVEILKALYRQADILILDEPTGVLTPAEADQLFRILDRLKSEGKTIILITHKLREIMETTDTVSVMRRGEMTATVKTSETSPAELAELMVGRKVLLRVDKVPATPGDVVLDVKGLRVIDDKGVERLRGIDLQVRAGEVLGIAGVAGNGQSELLEVLGGYADGTGEVTLNGVALDLTGRLSDGQSRRARGIAHVPEDRQREGLIMEYQAWENTAFGYHHDADYRTGLLMNNAAIREDTAEKMERFDVRPPNPKLAAKNFSGGNQQKIVLAREIERNPDLLLIGQPTRGVDIGAIEFIHQQIVALRDQGKAILLVSVELEEILALSDRIAVMFDGQVMGERLPDQTDEKELGLLMAGITDTDAAKAAKGT, encoded by the coding sequence GTGAGCGACCAAACTACAGCGAAGCGGCAGGCAACTGCCGCTTCCACTGCTCCCGCGATCGAGCTCAAAGGCATTTCCAAAGCCTTTGGTCCGGTTCAGGCCAACAAAGATATTTCGATCCGCGTCATGCCCGGCACGATCCACGGGATCATCGGGGAAAACGGCGCGGGGAAATCGACGCTGATGTCGATCCTTTACGGCTTTTACAAAGCTGACAAAGGCGAGGTTTGGATCAACGGGTCCAAGACCGCAATCACCGACAGTCAGGCGGCCATTGCCGCGGGCATCGGGATGGTGTTCCAGCACTTTAAACTGGTTGAAAATTTCACGGTGCTCGAAAATATTATTCTGGGTGCCGAAGACGGGCGGTTGTTGAAACCGTCACTGGCCAAAGCGCGCCGTTCGCTGGTGGAACTGGCCAATGACTACGGATTGAACGTTGATCCTGATGCGCTGATCCAGGACATCGGCGTTGGCATGCAGCAGCGGGTCGAGATCCTGAAGGCGCTGTATCGACAGGCCGACATCCTGATTCTGGACGAACCCACCGGCGTGCTCACCCCCGCCGAGGCGGACCAGTTGTTTCGCATTCTCGACCGGCTGAAATCCGAAGGCAAAACAATCATTCTGATCACCCACAAGCTGCGCGAGATCATGGAAACCACGGATACGGTTTCGGTCATGCGGCGCGGTGAAATGACCGCAACGGTTAAAACGTCAGAGACCTCTCCGGCGGAACTTGCCGAGCTGATGGTCGGGCGTAAGGTATTGTTACGGGTGGATAAAGTACCCGCAACGCCGGGCGACGTCGTGCTTGATGTCAAGGGCCTTAGGGTGATTGACGATAAGGGTGTCGAGCGTCTGCGCGGTATTGATCTACAGGTGCGCGCCGGCGAGGTGCTGGGCATTGCGGGTGTCGCGGGCAACGGGCAATCGGAACTGCTTGAGGTGTTGGGCGGCTATGCCGATGGCACCGGCGAAGTAACGCTGAACGGCGTTGCGCTGGACCTCACGGGCCGTTTGTCGGACGGGCAATCGCGACGTGCCCGCGGCATCGCCCATGTGCCGGAAGACCGCCAGCGCGAAGGGCTGATCATGGAATACCAGGCCTGGGAAAACACTGCGTTTGGCTATCACCATGACGCGGATTACCGCACGGGCCTGTTAATGAACAATGCCGCAATCCGCGAAGACACAGCCGAAAAGATGGAGCGTTTCGACGTGCGCCCGCCAAATCCGAAACTGGCGGCCAAGAATTTCTCGGGCGGCAATCAGCAAAAAATCGTACTGGCGCGGGAAATCGAACGAAACCCTGATCTGCTGCTCATCGGACAACCGACACGCGGCGTCGACATTGGTGCGATTGAATTCATCCACCAGCAAATCGTCGCCCTGCGCGATCAAGGCAAAGCGATCCTTCTGGTTTCAGTCGAGCTGGAAGAAATCCTTGCCCTCAGCGACCGGATTGCAGTGATGTTTGATGGTCAGGTGATGGGTGAACGGCTGCCGGATCAAACCGACGAGAAAGAACTGGGGCTGCTGATGGCTGGCATCACCGATACGGATGCGGCAAAAGCTGCAAAGGGGACATAG
- a CDS encoding BMP family lipoprotein — protein MSLMTKFMGAAAAMALSAGAALAEPALIFDLGGKFDKSFNEAAFAGATRWAEETGGTFRDIELQSEAQREQALRRFAEAGANPIVMTGFAFADALSQVAPDYPDTKFAVVDVNWLDLPNVRGIGFAEHEGSYLVGMLAAQASKTGTVSFIGGMDIPLIRKFACGFAQGAVAANADVKVIANMTGTTPAAWNDPVKGSELTKAQISQGSDVVFAAAGGTGVGVLQTAADEGILSIGVDSNQNHLHSGKVLTSMLKRVDNAVFDAMSQGTDLETGNFTMTLANGGVGYAMDEHNKDLVSADMQSAVDAAAAKIADGSLAVHDYSSDDTCPALSF, from the coding sequence ATGAGCCTTATGACCAAATTCATGGGTGCCGCGGCCGCAATGGCATTGAGCGCCGGTGCAGCATTGGCCGAACCTGCGCTGATTTTCGACCTTGGCGGCAAATTCGACAAATCCTTCAACGAAGCCGCGTTTGCCGGTGCCACACGTTGGGCCGAAGAAACCGGCGGCACGTTCCGCGACATCGAATTGCAATCCGAAGCACAGCGCGAGCAGGCTCTGCGCCGTTTCGCCGAAGCAGGTGCTAACCCGATCGTAATGACCGGTTTCGCGTTTGCAGACGCCTTGAGCCAAGTCGCACCTGACTATCCAGACACCAAGTTTGCGGTTGTCGATGTGAACTGGCTCGACCTGCCCAACGTACGTGGCATCGGTTTTGCGGAACATGAAGGCTCCTACCTTGTTGGCATGCTGGCCGCGCAAGCGTCCAAAACCGGCACCGTTAGCTTTATCGGTGGCATGGACATCCCGCTGATCCGCAAATTCGCCTGCGGCTTTGCCCAAGGTGCAGTGGCGGCGAATGCAGACGTCAAAGTCATCGCCAACATGACAGGCACAACGCCTGCCGCTTGGAACGACCCCGTTAAAGGCTCCGAACTGACCAAAGCGCAGATTTCCCAAGGCTCCGACGTCGTCTTTGCCGCGGCTGGCGGTACAGGTGTCGGCGTTCTGCAAACCGCAGCTGACGAGGGCATCCTGTCCATCGGCGTGGACAGCAACCAGAACCACCTGCACTCCGGCAAAGTTCTGACTTCCATGCTCAAGCGCGTGGACAATGCAGTCTTTGACGCGATGTCGCAGGGCACCGACCTTGAGACCGGTAACTTCACCATGACCCTCGCCAACGGTGGCGTCGGCTATGCGATGGACGAGCATAACAAAGACCTCGTAAGCGCGGACATGCAGTCGGCTGTTGATGCGGCTGCTGCGAAAATCGCGGATGGGTCGCTGGCTGTGCATGACTACAGCTCCGACGATACCTGCCCAGCACTGAGCTTCTAA